In Chloroflexota bacterium, one DNA window encodes the following:
- a CDS encoding TIGR03936 family radical SAM-associated protein produces MDQEAPAEHHYLLRYAKTGDARYLSLHDVRRAWERATRRAGLPLAYSRGFRPKPRLTFGPPLAVGAEGLRECVVLSLREDVPPDSVRERLASATADGLAVGEIRRVARRKFKTTWATYCLKLEEPPDDLADRVERLLAAPTVAVQRDDRGGRPSRTRDIRPGVMELAVGPETHLHARLSLRDPSIVTPRDLASALGVVFDTVVRTEIETELPD; encoded by the coding sequence ATGGACCAAGAAGCACCCGCCGAGCACCACTACCTCCTCCGCTACGCCAAGACGGGCGACGCGCGGTACCTGTCGCTGCACGACGTGCGCCGGGCGTGGGAGCGCGCCACGCGCCGCGCCGGATTGCCACTGGCCTATAGCCGGGGATTTCGCCCCAAGCCACGGCTGACCTTCGGCCCGCCGCTCGCCGTGGGCGCCGAGGGTCTGCGCGAGTGCGTGGTGCTGTCGCTGCGGGAGGACGTGCCGCCGGACTCGGTCCGCGAGCGACTGGCTTCCGCGACCGCCGACGGGCTGGCCGTCGGCGAGATCCGCCGGGTCGCGCGCCGCAAGTTCAAGACGACCTGGGCGACCTATTGCCTGAAGTTGGAGGAGCCGCCGGACGACCTTGCCGATCGCGTCGAGCGCCTGCTCGCGGCGCCCACCGTCGCGGTTCAACGCGACGACCGCGGAGGTCGACCCTCCCGGACACGCGACATTCGACCCGGGGTGATGGAGCTTGCGGTTGGGCCGGAAACGCATTTGCACGCACGCCTGAGCCTGCGCGACCCGTCAATCGTGACGCCGCGCGATCTCGCGTCGGCGCTGGGCGTCGTATTCGACACCGTCGTCAGGACCGAGATCGAGACCGAGCTGCCCGATTGA
- a CDS encoding phosphotransferase has translation MRDGSRFLACKLFDGTQAGERARTESGAYSALAARGAPVPRLLAVDDSNAAVVREWVDGPTLAQALRGEAARPAWEQVSAAWDALLAALDAWTNAMDPARVERARSLRLSEIAAVAESVVASGLVRKEDPAGEAVAEEIRQLVDTIGSAPMRTVPLDLNPGNVVLGSDGIVFVDLEAFGLDFAEWSLCKTTMLPHDPTSGRAGQSLLAGQVDVPRPIADARPLSGALLLALADAAGIWRSEPAHPAGLTLVRELSACTPNVRHLASVLV, from the coding sequence GTGCGGGACGGCTCCCGATTCCTTGCCTGCAAGCTCTTTGACGGGACCCAAGCCGGCGAGCGGGCGCGCACGGAGAGCGGCGCCTACTCCGCACTTGCCGCGCGGGGCGCGCCCGTGCCACGGCTGCTGGCGGTGGACGATTCCAACGCGGCCGTGGTCCGCGAGTGGGTTGACGGCCCCACCCTGGCACAGGCCTTGCGCGGCGAAGCGGCCCGACCCGCGTGGGAGCAAGTATCGGCTGCCTGGGACGCGTTGCTCGCGGCGCTCGATGCCTGGACCAACGCGATGGACCCCGCGCGCGTCGAGCGGGCGCGCAGCCTCCGCCTGTCGGAAATCGCGGCAGTCGCGGAGTCGGTGGTCGCCTCGGGCCTTGTTCGGAAAGAAGATCCGGCAGGGGAGGCAGTCGCAGAGGAGATTCGCCAGCTTGTCGACACCATCGGTTCCGCCCCCATGCGGACGGTGCCGCTCGATCTGAATCCAGGCAACGTGGTCCTTGGCTCCGACGGGATCGTTTTCGTTGACCTGGAAGCCTTTGGCCTTGACTTTGCCGAGTGGTCGTTATGTAAAACCACGATGCTGCCGCACGATCCGACGTCCGGTCGCGCCGGGCAGTCCCTCCTGGCCGGCCAGGTGGACGTTCCGCGTCCAATCGCAGACGCACGGCCGCTGAGCGGCGCCCTTCTCCTCGCCCTCGCCGACGCCGCGGGAATCTGGCGTTCCGAGCCTGCCCATCCGGCCGGTTTGACGCTTGTCCGGGAGTTGAGCGCCTGCACGCCAAATGTTCGGCATCTTGCCTCCGTGCTGGTCTAG
- a CDS encoding HNH endonuclease yields the protein MNEPVLLLNQNYEPLNVCRTRRAIVLLSKGKAELLENGRAPIYSVRQHYPRPSVIRMLYHVRRPRPTVRLSRREVFVRDRYRCQYCAETIIEPTVDHVVPRRLGGRRRWENLVTACRRCNLRKAGRTPREAGMRLLRQPRRPKSAIAHLVWHVAGGSVDPTWQPYLPQLELAAG from the coding sequence GTGAACGAACCGGTTCTGCTTCTCAATCAAAACTACGAGCCGCTCAACGTCTGCCGCACGCGTCGCGCCATCGTGTTGCTCAGCAAGGGCAAGGCCGAGCTGCTGGAGAACGGGCGGGCGCCGATCTACAGCGTGCGTCAGCACTACCCGCGGCCGTCGGTGATTCGCATGCTCTACCACGTCCGCCGCCCGCGTCCGACGGTGCGGCTCAGCCGGCGTGAGGTATTCGTGCGCGATCGATATCGCTGTCAATACTGCGCCGAGACGATTATCGAGCCGACCGTGGATCACGTCGTACCGCGGCGGCTTGGCGGTCGACGACGCTGGGAGAACCTTGTGACCGCGTGCCGCCGCTGCAATCTGCGCAAGGCCGGACGCACGCCGCGCGAGGCGGGCATGCGCCTCCTGCGCCAGCCGCGCCGCCCGAAATCGGCGATCGCCCACCTGGTCTGGCACGTGGCCGGAGGCAGCGTCGATCCAACCTGGCAGCCCTACCTTCCCCAGTTGGAGCTGGCTGCCGGCTGA
- a CDS encoding aconitate hydratase — protein MTVIESTPALVAESYARARARLATVRERLDRPLTLAEKLLFGHLDDPSTQDLTPLESYLQIRPDRVAMQDATAQMALLQFMLAGRDTVAVPSTVHCDHLIRAHVGADADLQTALLENNEVYAFLKSVSARYGIGFWAPGSGIIHQVILENYAFPGGLIIGTDSHTPNAGGLGMLAIGVGGADAVDVMVDLPWETLQPHVIGVRLTGELNGWTAPKDVILKLAGILTTSGGTNRIIEYFGPGTRALACTGKSTITNMGAELGATTSVFAYDERMATYLRATERAELADLADANQDLLCADAEVESDPASFYEQVVEIDLSELEPHVVGPHRPDRARPVSALSAEVESEGFAEQISAALLGSCTNSSYEDITRAADVARQASAAGVRASVPFLVTPGSEMVRATIERDGQLADLEAIGGSVLANACGPCIGQWRREDIEPDAAGGKALATNSIVTSFNRNFPRRNDGSPNTQAFITSPELTVAFALSGRLSFNPLTDSLDGNGLHLDPPEPAPDVPADGFTGRRYGYVPPPADAAGVEVSIAADSERLERLTPFDARSAEQFRSMPVLLRAVGQCTTDAISPAGPWLRYRGHLARISDNMFTGANNAFADAPGAGRNALTGASEQPLAAIATDYAAAGLTWVAVGDSNYGEGSSREHAAMSPRLLGAGAVVVRSFARIHETNLKKQGILPLTFANPADYDRFQADDRVSLEDIDRLAPGRPISARIDHADGSQEDIRLDHTLTADQIEWFWAGSALNLLREHAAG, from the coding sequence GTGACGGTGATCGAGTCGACCCCCGCGCTGGTCGCAGAATCCTACGCGCGTGCGCGCGCACGCCTGGCCACTGTCCGTGAACGACTCGACCGCCCGCTCACGCTGGCCGAAAAGCTGCTCTTCGGCCACCTCGACGACCCGTCTACCCAAGACCTGACGCCGCTGGAAAGCTACTTGCAGATTCGTCCCGACCGCGTGGCGATGCAGGACGCGACCGCGCAGATGGCCCTGCTGCAGTTCATGCTCGCGGGTCGCGACACGGTGGCGGTTCCCTCGACCGTGCATTGCGATCACCTGATCCGGGCGCACGTGGGCGCCGACGCTGATCTTCAAACGGCGTTGCTCGAGAACAACGAGGTCTATGCCTTTCTCAAATCAGTCAGTGCACGATACGGCATCGGCTTCTGGGCGCCAGGCTCGGGGATCATTCACCAGGTCATCCTGGAAAACTATGCGTTTCCGGGCGGACTGATCATCGGCACCGATTCCCACACGCCCAACGCCGGCGGCCTGGGAATGCTGGCGATCGGCGTGGGCGGCGCGGACGCCGTCGACGTGATGGTCGATCTGCCCTGGGAGACGCTGCAACCCCACGTCATCGGCGTGCGGCTCACGGGCGAGCTCAACGGCTGGACCGCACCCAAGGACGTGATCCTGAAGCTCGCGGGAATCCTCACCACCAGCGGCGGCACGAACCGGATCATCGAATACTTTGGACCCGGCACGCGCGCGCTGGCATGCACCGGCAAGTCCACCATCACCAACATGGGCGCCGAGCTGGGCGCGACGACGTCCGTGTTCGCCTACGACGAGCGCATGGCCACGTATCTGCGCGCCACGGAACGCGCCGAGTTGGCCGATCTGGCCGACGCGAACCAGGATCTGCTGTGCGCCGACGCCGAGGTCGAGAGCGATCCCGCATCGTTCTACGAGCAGGTGGTGGAAATCGACTTGTCGGAGCTTGAGCCGCACGTCGTGGGGCCGCACCGACCCGACCGCGCGCGCCCGGTTTCCGCGCTGAGTGCCGAGGTCGAGTCCGAGGGTTTCGCCGAGCAGATCTCGGCCGCCCTGCTGGGCAGCTGCACCAACTCCTCCTACGAAGACATCACGCGCGCCGCCGACGTGGCCCGGCAGGCATCCGCCGCCGGTGTGCGCGCATCCGTGCCGTTCTTGGTCACACCGGGATCCGAGATGGTGCGCGCGACGATTGAGCGCGACGGTCAGCTAGCGGACCTGGAGGCCATTGGCGGAAGCGTGCTCGCCAACGCCTGCGGCCCCTGCATCGGCCAATGGCGCCGGGAAGATATCGAGCCGGATGCCGCCGGCGGCAAGGCCCTGGCCACCAACTCCATCGTCACGTCCTTCAATCGCAACTTCCCCCGGCGCAACGACGGCAGCCCCAACACCCAGGCGTTCATCACCAGCCCCGAGCTCACGGTGGCGTTCGCGCTTAGCGGGCGGCTCTCATTCAATCCGCTGACCGATTCGCTCGACGGCAACGGACTGCATCTCGACCCGCCCGAACCGGCGCCCGACGTTCCGGCGGACGGCTTCACCGGCCGGCGCTATGGCTATGTGCCGCCACCGGCGGACGCCGCTGGGGTCGAAGTCTCGATCGCCGCGGACAGCGAACGGCTGGAGCGACTGACGCCGTTCGACGCGCGATCGGCAGAGCAGTTCCGGTCCATGCCGGTGTTGCTTCGAGCCGTGGGGCAGTGCACCACCGACGCCATATCGCCGGCGGGACCCTGGCTGCGCTATCGCGGCCATCTCGCCCGCATCAGCGACAACATGTTCACCGGCGCCAACAATGCCTTTGCGGACGCACCGGGCGCCGGACGCAACGCGCTCACCGGCGCTTCCGAGCAGCCGCTGGCGGCGATTGCCACGGACTATGCCGCCGCCGGGCTGACCTGGGTGGCCGTGGGCGACTCGAACTACGGCGAGGGCAGCAGCCGCGAGCACGCGGCCATGTCGCCGCGCTTGCTGGGCGCGGGCGCGGTGGTCGTGCGCAGCTTCGCGCGCATCCACGAGACGAATCTCAAGAAGCAAGGCATCTTGCCGCTGACCTTCGCGAATCCCGCCGACTACGACCGCTTTCAGGCCGACGACCGGGTGAGCCTCGAGGACATTGATCGACTGGCCCCCGGCCGGCCCATCTCGGCACGTATCGACCATGCGGACGGCTCCCAGGAAGACATCCGGCTCGATCACACCCTGACCGCCGACCAGATCGAGTGGTTCTGGGCCGGGTCGGCCCTCAACCTGTTGCGCGAACACGCCGCCGGCTAA
- a CDS encoding DUF5069 domain-containing protein, protein MSEGFQPRSRDLVIGGIPWIARMSDKARAKADGTIDDYIYPCPIDKRVLGELGISADEFMRIATTSDTDGELVDQVREASKAVS, encoded by the coding sequence ATGAGCGAAGGCTTCCAGCCGCGATCTCGTGACCTGGTGATCGGCGGCATTCCCTGGATTGCCCGCATGTCGGACAAGGCCCGGGCCAAGGCCGACGGGACCATCGACGACTACATCTACCCGTGCCCCATCGACAAGCGCGTGCTGGGCGAGCTGGGGATCTCGGCGGATGAGTTCATGCGCATCGCCACGACCAGCGACACCGACGGCGAGCTGGTCGATCAGGTGCGCGAGGCAAGCAAGGCCGTCAGCTAG
- a CDS encoding Nif3-like dinuclear metal center hexameric protein, translating into MSERRDDLIAFLDDTLEAAAFPDYGPMGLQVVGSKRVERVVTAVSSSLALFGQAARAGAQLVVVHHGLFWDRESRVVTRVMRERLRALFDADISLAAYHLALDAHASLGNNAQIVRALGLEPESTPFALSGGQAIGKIGRAPQPLSPSALVERVEAAIGRPHATFLHGSASIRRVAVCSGSGSSFLQEAQALGADVLLTGDMAEPAEMLARELGIHFIAAGHYATEVFGVRALADLIAERRNCEAKFLDLPTIA; encoded by the coding sequence GTGTCCGAGCGCCGCGACGACCTGATCGCGTTTCTGGACGACACGCTGGAGGCGGCCGCGTTTCCCGACTATGGGCCCATGGGCTTGCAGGTAGTCGGAAGCAAGCGCGTCGAGCGGGTGGTCACCGCCGTCAGCTCCAGCCTGGCGCTGTTTGGGCAAGCCGCGCGGGCTGGCGCGCAGCTTGTCGTCGTGCACCACGGGCTCTTCTGGGACCGTGAAAGCCGCGTGGTCACTCGCGTCATGCGTGAGCGACTGCGCGCGCTGTTCGACGCCGATATCAGCCTGGCCGCCTACCACCTGGCGTTGGACGCGCACGCCAGCCTGGGCAACAACGCGCAAATCGTGCGGGCGCTCGGGCTCGAACCGGAGTCCACGCCGTTCGCCCTCAGCGGCGGTCAGGCCATCGGCAAGATTGGCCGCGCGCCCCAGCCGCTGTCACCGTCGGCGCTGGTGGAGCGCGTGGAAGCCGCCATTGGCCGTCCGCACGCGACATTCCTGCACGGATCGGCCTCGATTCGGCGCGTCGCCGTGTGCAGCGGTAGCGGCTCGTCCTTTCTTCAGGAAGCCCAGGCTCTTGGGGCCGACGTGTTGCTCACGGGCGACATGGCCGAGCCGGCGGAGATGCTCGCGCGCGAACTTGGCATCCACTTCATCGCCGCCGGGCACTATGCAACTGAGGTGTTCGGGGTACGCGCCCTGGCCGATCTCATCGCCGAGCGGCGCAACTGCGAGGCAAAGTTCCTCGACCTGCCAACGATCGCTTAG
- a CDS encoding UbiA prenyltransferase family protein, with the protein MIQQLAALLSTARPAQWLKNVVVFAPLVFAQRLTDGGDVLRAVAMFAIFCALASGVYFINDAIDAERDRRNPHKARRPVAAGRLSRATAVATGVVLGALAVGLSALLGTGVVIVLGSYFALNVIYSLWLSRVAFLDGMAVAAGFVLRAIAGAVVISVPFSGWLILCTFLLTLLISLGKRRAELTQADAQARGLRRTWNDVPPEVVDAVIVLVGATVVVCYAIYSLAPETAEQFGGRGLVFTVPFVLYGITRFMLRAFSGEGVWDPTTVLLRDRGILTAVVGWLAAAVIIIYWAGPWLSDLVS; encoded by the coding sequence ATGATCCAGCAACTCGCCGCACTGCTGTCGACCGCCCGGCCCGCCCAGTGGCTGAAGAACGTCGTCGTGTTCGCGCCGCTCGTATTCGCGCAGCGGCTCACCGACGGTGGCGACGTGCTGCGCGCCGTGGCCATGTTCGCCATCTTCTGCGCGTTGGCGTCCGGGGTCTACTTCATCAATGACGCGATTGACGCCGAACGCGACCGTCGAAACCCGCACAAGGCCCGCCGGCCGGTGGCCGCGGGACGTCTGAGCCGCGCCACTGCCGTCGCAACCGGTGTTGTGTTGGGGGCGCTGGCCGTCGGGCTGTCGGCGCTGCTCGGCACGGGGGTGGTGATCGTCCTCGGTAGCTACTTCGCGCTCAACGTGATTTACAGCCTGTGGCTCTCGCGAGTGGCGTTCCTGGACGGCATGGCGGTTGCCGCGGGATTCGTCCTGCGGGCAATTGCCGGGGCGGTCGTCATTTCGGTGCCGTTCTCCGGCTGGCTCATCCTGTGCACGTTTCTCTTGACGCTCCTGATCTCGCTGGGCAAGCGGCGTGCCGAATTGACGCAGGCGGACGCGCAGGCTCGCGGCCTCCGGCGGACCTGGAACGACGTGCCGCCGGAGGTAGTCGACGCCGTGATCGTCCTGGTGGGCGCGACGGTAGTCGTCTGTTACGCGATTTACAGCCTCGCGCCGGAGACGGCGGAGCAGTTTGGTGGCCGCGGACTTGTTTTCACGGTGCCGTTCGTGCTGTACGGCATCACGCGGTTCATGCTGCGCGCCTTCAGCGGCGAAGGCGTGTGGGACCCGACGACCGTGCTGCTGCGGGACCGCGGAATCCTGACCGCCGTGGTCGGCTGGCTGGCCGCCGCGGTGATCATCATCTACTGGGCCGGCCCGTGGCTGAGTGATCTGGTTTCTTGA